A window of Cryptomeria japonica chromosome 3, Sugi_1.0, whole genome shotgun sequence contains these coding sequences:
- the LOC131076196 gene encoding heparanase-like protein 1, whose amino-acid sequence MWVFVQMGLWIWSAVAVIFFQACDGQSVFNPPPMVITVGVVVNGSAKIAETYENFICATLDWWPPEKCDYGRCSWIQSSILNLDLKNPSFAKAIQAFAPLKVRLGGTLQDKLLYDVGNLSQPCHPFMRNTSLMFGFSKGCLTMSRWDEVNRFLAKTGAMVMFGLNALYGRYQITKGHWGGAWDSSNARNLIQYTVDHGYKIYAWEYGNELSGSGIGARVDANVYASDIIELNKILKEIYKHSHEKPLLVAPDGFFDPSWFQAILQETGPNILNAVTRHIYNLGAGVDKNLTTKILNPSHLNKDAIKFRRMQDIVRKYGPWSSSWVGEAGGAFNSGQHLVSDAFINSFWYLDQLGMSATFDTKVYCRQSLIGGNYALLNVTTFEPNPDYYSALLWHRLMGRTVLSNDFTGPTFLRSYAHCAKSDSGITLLLINLNGDTSIDVNVSAYPNITESKKGQTAKESFVHALKKFFSWAGSKTSDVKDYRMEYHLTAKDGDLHGQTMLLNGAILKLTEDGDIPPLNAVMVDATLPISVAPFSIVFVSLPGISVPACS is encoded by the exons ATGTGGGTGTTTGTCCAAATGGGGCTCTGGATTTGGTCGGCTGTTGCGGTGATCTTTTTCCAGGCTTGTGATGGCCAGAGTGTGTTCAATCCTCCTCCTATGGTCATCACAGTTGGGGTGGTTGTTAATGGGAGTGCCAAGATTGCTGAGACATATGAGAACTTCATTTGCGCTACATTGGATTGGTGGCCTCCTGAAAAGTGCGACTATGGCAGATGCAGTTGGATTCAGTCATCCATTCTCAATTTG GATCTCAAAAATCCAAGTTTTGCAAAAGCCATACAAG CTTTTGCTCCACTCAAAGTTAGGCTGGGTGGAACATTGCAAGACAAACTATTGTATGATGTTGGAAACCTGTCACAACCTTGCCATCCTTTTATGCGGAATACTTCTCTCATGTTTGGATTCTCAAAGGGTTGTCTTACCATGTCCAGATGGGATGAAGTGAACAGATTTCTTGCAAAAACAGG GGCTATGGTGATGTTTGGCTTAAATGCATTGTATGGTCGGTATCAGATAACAAAGGGTCATTGGGGAGGTGCTTGGGATTCAAGCAATGCCCGGAATTTGATTCAGTATACAGTTGATCATGGTTATAAGATTTATGCCTGGGAGTATG GAAATGAGTTGAGTGGATCTGGTATTGGAGCAAGAGTTGATGCTAATGTGTATGCTTCTGATATAATCGAGCttaataaaattttgaaagaaatctaCAAACATTCTCATGAAAAACCATTGTTGGTAGCACCTGATGGATTCTTTGATCCATCTTGGTTTCAAGCCATTCTTCAAGAGACAGGGCCGAACATTCTTAATGCTGTTACACGACATATATACAATCTTGGAGCAG GTGTGGATAAGAATTTGACAACAAAGATATTAAATCCATCACACCTTAACAAAGATGCTATAAAGTTCAGAAGAATGCAAGACATTGTGCGCAAATATGGTCCTTGGTCAAGTTCTTGGGTTGGGGAAGCAGGTGGAGCCTTTAACAGTGGACAACATCTTGTTTCAGATGCTTTCATAAATAGTTTTTG GTATTTAGATCAGCTTGGCATGTCTGCCACATTCGATACTAAAGTCTATTGCAGGCAAAGCCTGATAGGCGGTAACTATGCACTTCTGAATGTCACTACTTTTGAACCAAATCCTGATTATTACAG TGCTCTTCTTTGGCATCGGTTGATGGGAAGGACTGTCCTTTCCAATGATTTTACAGGACCAACATTTTTGCGTTCATATGCTCATTGTGCCAAGAGTGAT AGTGGAATAACTTTGCTATTGATCAACCTCAATGGCGACACGAGTATTGATGTTAATGTTTCTGCTTATCCAAATATTACCGAAAGCAAGAAAGGTCAGACTGCAAAAGAGTCTTTTGTACATGCACTGAAGAAATTTTTTTCCTGGGCTGGAAGCAAAACATCAGATGTCAAAGACTATAGGATGGAATACCACTTAACGGCAAAAGATGGCGACCTCCATGGCCAAACAATGCTTCTAAATGGTGCAATTTTGAAGTTAACTGAAGATGGGGATATTCCTCCGTTAAATGCTGTCATGGTTGATGCCACACTCCCCATTTCCGTAGCTCCTTTTTCTATTGTTTTTGTTTCTTTACCTGGTATCAGTGTTCCTGCTTGTTCGTAG